TCGTTCACCCCGGCGAGGAGCACGTACTCCGCCGTCACCTTCCGGCCGCTCCGGAGAGGAATCCGCTTCATCGCCGTGACAAGATCCTTCAGCGGGTATTTCCGGTTCACCGGCATCAGCGTCGATCGCTTCGCGTCGTCGGAGGCGTTGACGGATACGGCGAAGCTCACGGGGTACTTCTCCGCGAGCGCGATCATCGCCGGAACGATCCCGGCCGTCGAGACGGTCACCCTCTTCCCCGAAAGGCAGAATCCGTGCTGGGAGAGGAGGATCTCCACCGCGCGGGACACCTCGTCGACGTTCAGGAGCGGCTCCCCCATCCCCATGAAGACGACGTTCGAGAGCCGTTCTCCCCGCTCCGCCAGCCGCTTCGCGGCGAAGCAGACCTGGTGGACGATCTCCGCGGACGTCATGTCGCGCCGGAACCCCATCGCCCCGGTGGCGCAGAAGACGCACCCGAGGGCGCACCCCACTTGGGAGGAGACGCAGAGGGTCCGTCGTCCCTCGTCCGGGATGAGGACGCTCTCCATCGCCTCCCCGTCGCCGAGACGGAACAGGTACTTCTCCGTCCCGTCGGAGGAGACCTCGATCCGCTCTGCTGGCGGGGCGGAGATCGTGCACGATCCCGAAAGCAGCGCGCGGAACTCCTTCGAAAGGTCCGTCATCGCCGCGAACGCTTCCACGTGCTTTTCGTAGATCCAGCGGGACACCTGCCGCGCGCGGTACCGCTCCTTCCCCCACCGGGCGAAGAACCGTTCCAGCTCCGGGAGCGTCATCCCCTTCAGGTCGGTGCGTCCCGCGACTCCGTTCACCATTTATTCAAGATACCACGGCACGCAGGCGTAGCTCGCTACTGCGCAGGGGGCTCCCCGTTCGTGCCCCCCGTTTTTCCTACAGCGGGGGTACCCCGACGGCGCGAAGCCCGTGTCGGGGCATGCGCCGACAGGCTCCCCGTCTCCGAACATCGAACGTGGTATGCGCTACTCTCCCCGCCCTTCGGCCAGCCTTCTCGCCCCGAACACATCTATTTCATCAATAGTGCGGGTTCTCCGCCGGTTCCGCGCTGTCGGTCTCTGCCCCACCGGGAACGATCGTATCGGTGGGGTACCCCTCCAGCGGGGAGCATGGGGCGCTCAGGGGACCCCCTGCTCCGTACGCTCCCATGTCGGCGTGCGGAGTGACGCCCCGACACTAGCTTCGCGCCGTCGGGGTACCCCGCAACAGGAAAACCGAGGGGCACGGCGGGGGGTTCCTCGCAGGGGGCGTGTGGAGCGAGGCGGAGATTGCGTCGAGTGAAACCCGCAGTGAGCGGGAGAAGGTCGCGAACGTCCCCGAGAGGAAGCCCCCCGCCCCGCTATGAGCTTCGCGCCGGCGGGGTACCCCCGCGAAGGGATGCCTCGGGGGCACGAGGAACGAAGCACCATAACAAAGGAGCCTTGCCGAGCGGGGCTTCCCGGGCGAAAAAAAAGCCGGGCCGCGTTTCCGCGGCCCGGCGGGGAGTCGTGTGGAACGGCGTGCTACGCGATCGAGTCGATGATCGCGTTGAAGGTCGCGCTGGGGCGCATCGCCTTCGACGTCTTGACCGGGTCCGGATCGTAGTAGCCGCCGATGTCCATCGGCTTCGCCTGGGCCGCGAGCAGCTCCTGGTCGATCTTCGCCGCATTGTCGCCCAGCGCCTTCGCCACGCCGGCGAACCGCTTCTGAAGCTCCTTGTCCTTGCCCTGCGCGGCCAGCGCCTCCGCCCAGTACAGCGCGAGGTAGAAGTGGCTCCCCCGGTTGTCGATCTGTCCCACCTTGCGCGCGGGCGACTTGTTGTTGTCCAGGAACTTGCCGATCGCCTGGTCCAGCGTCTCCGCCAGGACGAGCGCCTTGTCGTTCTTGAACGTGTTCCCCAGATGCTCCAGGGACGCCGCGAGCGCGGAGAATTCCCCGAGGGAATCCCACCGCAAGTACCCCTCCTTCACGAACTGCTGGACGTGCTTGGGCGCCGATCCGCCGGCGCCGGTCTCGAACAGCCCGCCCCCCGCGAGAAGGGGGACGATCGACAGCATCTTCGCGCTGGTCCCCACCTCGATGATCGGGAACAGGTCGGTCAGGTAGTCCCTCAGCGCGTTCCCCGTGACGGAGATCGTGTCCTTCCCCGCCCGGAACCGTTCCAGCGTGAATTTCATCGCCTCGATCGGGGCCAGGATGTGGAACTCCAACCCCTTCGTATCGTGGTCCTTCAGGTACCGGTTCACCTTCGCGATGATCTGCGCGTCGTGCGCCCGGTTCCCGTCCAGCCAGAAGACCGCGACCGCCCCGGTCGCCTTCGCACGCTGGACGGCCAGCTTCACCCAGTCCCGGATCGGGATGTCCTTCGTCTGGCACATGCGGAAGATGTCCCCCTCCTCCACCTTCTGCTCCAGAAGGGTCGCGCCGGAGACGTCGACCGCGCGGATGGTCCCGTTCCCCGG
This portion of the Deltaproteobacteria bacterium genome encodes:
- the rlmN gene encoding 23S rRNA (adenine(2503)-C(2))-methyltransferase RlmN; protein product: MVNGVAGRTDLKGMTLPELERFFARWGKERYRARQVSRWIYEKHVEAFAAMTDLSKEFRALLSGSCTISAPPAERIEVSSDGTEKYLFRLGDGEAMESVLIPDEGRRTLCVSSQVGCALGCVFCATGAMGFRRDMTSAEIVHQVCFAAKRLAERGERLSNVVFMGMGEPLLNVDEVSRAVEILLSQHGFCLSGKRVTVSTAGIVPAMIALAEKYPVSFAVSVNASDDAKRSTLMPVNRKYPLKDLVTAMKRIPLRSGRKVTAEYVLLAGVNDSPEDAAALARLFRGGRIKVNLIPYNPHEGAPFGAPEKGRADRFRDVLLAAGIQAITRERRGEDIRAACGQLRTEAT